The genomic region ataattgcaccaattgttctaggtaaaggtctaccaagaataataggacaagtatgattgcaatctatatcaagaacaataaaatctgcgggcacataattcctattttcaacaataagaacatcattaattcttcccataggtttcttaatgatggaatccgcaagatgcaaatttaaagaacaatcgtcaaattcacggaaacctagcacatcacacaaagtttttggaaaagtggaaacgctagcacctaaatcacataaatcatagcattcataatctttcatattaattttaatagtaggttcccactcatcataaaggtttctagggatagaaacttctaattcaagtttttcttcataagattgcattaaagcatcaacgatatgtttagtgaaacctttgttttgatcataagcatgaggagaatttaacacagattgcaacaaggaaatacaatctatcaaagagcaattatcataattaaattccttgaaatccaaaatagtgggttcattgctatgtaaagttttgacctcttcaatcccacttttaccaaattttgcatcaagatctaaaaactctaaatcattgagacgccttctaactaaagttgactcatctccaatcccatatttatcaagattcatattggcaaacaatgatataataggagacacaccaatcacttttagatcttcatcattattatcatgaatactaaaagaacatgctttcacaaagcaatctttcttagcacacatcctagcggttctttctttgcactaatcaatggaaattctcatggctttgagagactcattgatataatgcttaggtggaatagatctaagtttcaaagagtcaacatcaagagaaattctatccacatccctagccaactcatcaatcttaagcaatttttattcaagcaaagcattgaaattcttttgcgaattcataaattctttaacactagtctcaaaatcagaggaaatcttattaaaatttccataacaGCTCGTTTGGCTCCCCTGATTTCATTTCATTTGgctgaaatgaaatgaaatgaaatctCTATCAAGATTTCATTTGGCTGAATCTAGATTCCAAATCCAAATTTCATGTTTGGCTGTCACTAGGATTTTGAGGTCAAATCTGTACCAGAACCAAAATGAGCATGAAACTATACCAGCACCAACGCACTAGCCTTTGTGCTAGGAATAAATAGTATGAACAAATCTGTACCAACACCAACATTGACAGCTCGTTTGTTCACACATGGCAATGTTTTGCATTAAACTGAACCATGCCAATACATATAACTTAAACATGAGACTTTGTAAAAAGTTAATCTTTGCAATACGACAAAGGTTCACAACAACATCAAATGATCATAATCTAGTCAAGGTTACATAAAAACTGAATCTTTGCATTATTAGCACCATCCAAGAAAGATTTTCATTGCTCAAGGATCTTCATTTCTTTGTTCTGTTCGTTCAACATCACACTTCACCCAATATTTCCTGCAAAATATGATGAGAAATGGTGACATATGGCCTCATAGGGCAATAAACAATCCTTGAACACAATGGTTGGTAGAAATTGCTCAAAGTGAAAGATGAGGATAGCCAAGAAGACAAATCGAAGTGTCACACGATAAGCTTTAGCTTGCAACAATCTCTAGGAAGGGTAAGAAAActcaacttgatatagaaattttTCAAAGGTTAACTTGCACTTCATTTGCACAATTATCATGAATCGAAAGGGAATAGCAAAAAACATCAACAACCGAGTAGGTTAAGTAGGACCGAAACTAAGTCGATAAAAGACTACAGCCACTAAATAAGCATATCTGGTTGATGTATTCTAGACTAATAATGCCACCTCTTGACCGAAGAAAAAAAAGACTAGTTCATAAGAGACCTTCAAACACACTGAATATTTATGTGCATGCAAAATATGTTCATAAAACCTTGTTTCCGGAGACATGGCAGAACAAGTTGTTCTCAAACATGGCAGGAAAACGTTGTTTTATCAAGCCATGTTTGGGAATACCTGGCAGGAAAACCTTATTAAGATGATAACATAAAACCTTCTATCATGCTAATCTCAAACATGGAAATAGGTAAGTACATAAATATGATGAAAAGCAAGCAAGCTGATGCCTCCTCTGCTCCATATTGGCATGACAAAATACAGGACACCCATAATATTGTACTATAACAAACAACTAAGGACAAAATGCAGCAGAGCTTGCTAGCTGGTAACTAATCACAGAACAAGAAACATACCTTCATTGGTTGATTTGCTTGAGGATCCATTTCTTCTTCATCCTTTCAGGCAGCGCCATAAGAGCCTTGAACTTGCGGTCATCTGCTATGAGGATATCATAAGCTGCTAGCAAGCCATCATCATCCAGTCCCACAATTGCATTGAGAGCGTCAAGTATTTCTTCAGGAGAGGAGGGTTTCTCAGGAGGAGCAACTTGAGCGATATCAGCTTTGTAGGCACTGGTAAAATTATCCAGTTTCTCTCCAAGCATAGATGCAATTGAGTCATCCGATCGATATCTCTTCCTCTTCTGTTCCTCGCCGGTTTGGGTTGAAGATGTTGCGGCAGAATCAGTGTTGATGTTGTTGACATTCTCTACAGCCATTTCCGTTGCACTTTCACCAGCAGTTCTGGCTCCGGTTCCGGTGGCATGATCCTTCGAGAAGACAAGGCTGATAGAGTCCCAAAACTTTATGACCTTGTGCCTGTAGCATGCGGCATCTTTGTTTGCCTGCAACCATGAAGACAAATAGTCTCATGTCATGGTGGAAAATGAACACACATCCATCCAAACACCAAACACACATCCAAAGAGAAAATCGTAGACTACAGCTAAGATGTAACTCATGTCATGGTGCAAAATCACATAAATAATGGGGAAAACAAGTGCACTGCTGCAAGTTGTGATTATTTCTCAAGAGAAGGCTGATTACTAATATAATAGCAAAACATAGGGGAAATGATGAGTAAACTACTGATTAGAAGGCTATGCATGAACAAGTATAAGTGCATGTTTTCAAGTAAACTTGGCTGAATTCCACATCATGATGGAGAAGGTGGAGAAGGTGTATAAGTGCATGTTTTCGAATAAACTACTTGACCACATGAATGATGAAAATGAATCTTGTGGCCATGGCATGAATACATAGATCCTCAAGATGTAGTGCTTACCTTGACATAGTTGCTCCACACGTCCTCACTATCAACCATAAGCTTGTTATGGATCCAATCCCACCCAAAACCACTCGTTGACAACATCTTGCTGACATTGACATAGTGTCTATCAATAGTCTTGCACCTTGATATGACATTCTCCTTTGTGATATCCACATTGCACTTGGCTCGAACATTCTTgacaactgcagtgtaaacatgtggcttccacccattttgagcacGATCCCCTCTATTGTAATGCTCCACGAACACATTCAGCATTGCTTCATCCATTTCATCCGTCCAGGTAAGGTAGTTTCTACCtcctttcttctccacatccatatctTCCTGCAAGCAACAATACATGTATGAGACAAACGTAGAatcccaagagagagagagagatagagagagacagagagagagagagagagggttcaAAAATAGGCATATGAAATATATGAACATACAAATGAATGAATTCAATGATTGGCTCCCCCGCGTCTCCTTTGGTAATCTGCCCACATTTGATTAGCTAAGGTATCTCGCTTGTTGTTCCACTCAGTTGTTGATTCAACATGTCTAATCATGTTTGGTTCTTCAGGATGTTCGATGGCAGCAGCATTTAACTGATTATCCACGTCAATTAGCATTATATCATCCATCTCTCTCTGCCTATCTCTTAGAAAGTTATGCAATATGCAGCAAGCATTAATGACACGGATCTGCGAGATGGTATTATTGGCGTgttaataaaaaactaaaaataaacggAGGCTTGGTTTTGCAAAATACTATGTGATACCTGATTCCGTATGCGAAAAAATGAACTAGTCCTCAAAATAGCCCATCTCATCTTTAGTAGACCAAAAGTTCTCTCTATCACATTCCTAGCTGATGCATGTCGCAGATTATATAACTCTCTTGGAGTTTGTGGGTTATTTCCATTAGCCGCCCATTCTTTCAAATGGTACCGGACTGACCGGTATGGAGCAAAGAAGCCCGGACCATTAGTGTACCCAGCATCTACAAGGTAGTATTTTCCTAATGTTTGCAAAAATAACAAGTATTAGATATTATATTTACAttgaaatatcataacttagttgTTCTACCGTACCAAGACGGAGAATTACCATGTGGAACTCTAAAAGCGTCTTGTCGTGACATTGCATCTCGCAACACTCGTGAATCAGATGCAGAACCTTCCCATCCAGCTAAGACATACAAAAACTTCATATTCCGGTCACAAACACCAAGCACATTAGTGGTCACATCTTGCTTTCTATTTCTGTATCTGCCTTGCTTGAGAGCGGAAACACGGACATCAACATGTGTGCCATCTAAAGCTCCTAGCCCATCTGGAAACCATTTCCATCTACTATCCTCGGGCTGCTCAGCTGAAGGGGTTGGTAGCTTTATAAACTCATGAGACAAGGAAAGGACAGCTCTTAAGATCTCATTGAAATGCCTACTGATGGTCTCGAGTGCCCATCTGTACGTGCTTTCAATTAACCGGTATTTCATCCCATGGCTTAGCACTAGCAGAAACATTGTGACTGATTCTTCAACCGACACATAAAATGTGTCCCCCAAACCACATCTTTCACGCAAGATAGCGCACAGGTCCACAAAGGACCGTTTAGTTAGGCGCAAACTATCAAAACAGTGCTTGTTAGAACCCTGATAAATTGATCTAAGCATCTGCTTTCTAATCCTAATCTCCGCCTCATCCTCACTGAAATCATCAAGCTCTCTAATCTTCCTCTGACAATACGTGTGTTGAACTATCGCGACAACCGACACAAAAAATCCAGCAGCTGCCCTCTTCCTTTTCTTTCTCCTCTCATCGCCATGCAATGTGTTAATGTACAAGTCCGACATCTATATTAAGATGAAAATAACAATTGAGAAAGAACTCAAGCTCGATTACTAGTGATACACAAAAAACTCATGCTTATTACTAGTGATACACAAAAAACTCATGCTTATTACTAGTGATACACAAAAAACAGATGCAGTTGCTTGTCAAGAAAGCTTAGATGGAGGAAAAAGATGGGCAAAACCCAAACAGGGTTTATGCTACTTTCTGTTCCACTTTTGTCAGGTGGATGAACAGACCTGCGCCCCCATACTTTTGCAAAAATAGATCATAACAAACAAAACCATCAAGCATTAGAGTTTCACATAAAAATAAGCTTCAATCGCCATACGATACAATTGACACAGTCTTATTGAACATGCTATTGACACTCTCTCCTAAAACGGAGTGAATCAAAACTATCCTGAACTTGTATTTCAAAACATTATGCTCAAGTATCTAGCTTCAATAACAAGCCCGAATATAAAAATTAGCTCAGTCTGGAAAAAACCCAGTCTGATTCAGACAAAAAATCATTATGCAAGCACACTGCAATTGTTCTATACTGAATTCAGACAAAAAATCAGTGTGCAAACATATTGAAATCAGGGGTTCATGTCTGCTTGCGGCCCATACTGAATTGTTCTATACTGAATTCAGACAAAAAAATCACTGTCCAACCACACTGACTTTGTTCTATACTGAATTCAGACAAAATAATCAGTGTGCAAAACGCATTAAATTCAGAGATCCATTTTGTTTGCATAGAGGGGACGCTGACACGCTGACCACGTACCACAAAAAGGTCGATCTTCCGGGGTGTGGAGCTGACCGACCGTGGGCTGGCGGAGGAATCGTCAAGAAGTCGATCTTCTGTCCGGATCGGGTGGCTGGATGGAGGTGGGTtcaggttagggttagggttcaagCAGAAAAGATCCAccagagagagggagggggagaagagaggtggagggagaatctACCAGGATTTGAGAGCTCGACGACGGCGCTGTGGTCACCGGAGGCAGCACACCATCAAACAGAAAGCTTCGCGTGTAGAAGGGACGGGGGAAGAGAACTCGGGGAGAAGCTCTTCACCGGCGGGAGGGTGCATCACCGGCGGCTGAGAAGGAGGGgctcatggcggcggcggcggcggcggcgggcgtcgggGTAGGGTGGGGGAAGGATGCGAGAGACGAAGGCGTCGGGGTAGGGTGGGGGGAAGCGAGCGAGTGGAATCTGGGAGAATGACGGGCGAGGGGCTGGGATTTGGGCCTAGGCCAGGTTTACATCCTCTGGAATCTTAGAATGAAATCCACCCTCAATTCTGTGGCAGCCAAACAAGTATATTCCGGAATTCGCAAATGAAATCCACCAAATCCGACCCAAATGATGGGTACCAAACGACCTgtaagatttgttgtaggaattaccataattattagaggaattactagggaacggcctagaattaaagtttcctctatacgcgttgttactaaAATTGTTCcttccaaaaaaattcacatccatagattcattaatattctcaatcaaagtagacaaaggcatatcattaggatcagaagaaacactcttattagcaaacaatgtcataagttcatccatctttccactcaagacattaatctcttctatcgcatgaacctatttactagtagatctttcggtgtgccattgagaataattaaccataatattatctaggagcttagtagattctcctaaagtgatttctatAAAAGTTCCTCccacggctgaatctaaaagatttctagaagcaaaattcaatccagcataatttttttgtataatcatccataaattcaaaccatgagtagggcaattacgtatcattaatttcatcctctcccaagcttgtgcaacatgctcatgatcaagttgcttaaaattcataatatcgtttctaatagagatgatcttagcgggaggaaaatacttggagataaaagcatctttgcactaattccatgaatcaatactatttttaggcaaagaagagaaccaagttttagcacgatctctaagcgaaaacggaaagagcttcaatttaacaatatcattatccacatctttcttcttttgcatatcacataaatcaacaaagttgtttagatgggtagcggcatcttcactaggaagtccagcaaattgatctttcatgacaagattcagcaaatcaatattaatttcacaagattcagcattgataagaggagcaatcggagtgctaataaaatcattgttgttggtattggtaaagtcacataatttagtactttcttgatccatcgtgacaaacaatcaatccaacacacaatcacACAAGAGGGAAGCGAAAGAAGGCAAATGGAaaagggcgaacggaaaagaggcgaataaaactgcaaaggtgaagtggggcagaggaaaacgagaggcgaatggcaaataatgtaatgtgagggataagagtttgtgatgggtgcttggtatgtcttgacttgtgagtagatctccccgacaatggtgttgcgccagaaatccttct from Triticum aestivum cultivar Chinese Spring chromosome 4A, IWGSC CS RefSeq v2.1, whole genome shotgun sequence harbors:
- the LOC123081954 gene encoding uncharacterized protein isoform X1, which produces MQCHDKTLLEFHMEDMDVEKKGGRNYLTWTDEMDEAMLNVFVEHYNRGDRAQNGWKPHVYTAVVKNVRAKCNVDITKENVISRCKTIDRHYVNVSKMLSTSGFGWDWIHNKLMVDSEDVWSNYVKANKDAACYRHKVIKFWDSISLVFSKDHATGTGARTAGESATEMAVENVNNINTDSAATSSTQTGEEQKRKRYRSDDSIASMLGEKLDNFTSAYKADIAQVAPPEKPSSPEEILDALNAIVGLDDDGLLAAYDILIADDRKFKALMALPERMKKKWILKQINQ
- the LOC123081954 gene encoding uncharacterized protein isoform X2; the encoded protein is MDVEKKGGRNYLTWTDEMDEAMLNVFVEHYNRGDRAQNGWKPHVYTAVVKNVRAKCNVDITKENVISRCKTIDRHYVNVSKMLSTSGFGWDWIHNKLMVDSEDVWSNYVKANKDAACYRHKVIKFWDSISLVFSKDHATGTGARTAGESATEMAVENVNNINTDSAATSSTQTGEEQKRKRYRSDDSIASMLGEKLDNFTSAYKADIAQVAPPEKPSSPEEILDALNAIVGLDDDGLLAAYDILIADDRKFKALMALPERMKKKWILKQINQ